A stretch of the Glycine soja cultivar W05 chromosome 13, ASM419377v2, whole genome shotgun sequence genome encodes the following:
- the LOC114381798 gene encoding flavanone 3-dioxygenase 3-like — protein MAEITSSLTQLQLSSKPKLNAPDYYDAPSQKAVVGHHYHAGLYSASDDEIPTVDYSLLFSNNPVQRFLTLENLRQACQEYGFFYLVNHTIPDEVLDSVLKGFADYVDPKTIDERKVYRKNGPSDKIRWDLNSSAGENREYLKVVAHPQFYAPSDSSGISKNLEEYHGAMRTIVVGLARAVSETLGFEENYIEKEFNLKSGFDVMAMNLYPPNSRSKGAIGIPEHTDPGFVVSLVQDVDGGLQILSHQGKWINAYIPHHAILIQLGDHLEVLTNGKYKSHIHRVIVNNNKVPRISVVTLHGPALDKFISPGVEFVDEEHPQNYHGMTYKESLEANGGDQIDVQSSLDKLRLV, from the exons ATGGCTGAAATAACATCATCTCTAACCCAATTACAACTCTCTTCCAAACCTAAATTGAATGCCCCAGATTACTACGATGCTCCTTCTCAGAAAGCAGTTGTAGGTCATCATTACCATGCTGGTCTTTATTCAGCTTCTGATGATGAAATACCCACGGTTGATTACTCTCTACTATTCTCTAATAACCCTGTTCAACGGTTTCTTACCCTAGAAAACCTCCGTCAAGCATGTCAGGAATATGGCTTCTTCTAT CTGGTAAACCACACCATCCCAGATGAAGTGTTGGACAGTGTTCTAAAGGGGTTTGCTGATTACGTTGATCCAAAAACCATAGATGAAAGAAAGGTCTACCGCAAAAATGGCCCATCGGATAAAATTCGATGGGACCTAAACTCATCTGCCGGGGAAAATAGGGAATATCTCAAGGTTGTCGCACATCCCCAGTTCTATGCTCCTTCTGATTCATCAGGAattag CAAAAATTTAGAAGAATATCATGGAGCAATGAGGACAATAGTAGTGGGATTAGCTAGGGCAGTGTCTGAAACCCTAGGGTTTGAAGAAAACTACATAGAAAAGGAATTCAACCTAAAGTCAGGGTTTGATGTGATGGCCATGAACCTTTATCCACCCAATTCTCGATCGAAGGGGGCTATTGGTATCCCCGAACACACTGACCCTGGCTTTGTGGTTTCACTTGTGCAAGATGTAGATGGTGGCCTCCAAATCCTATCCCATCAAGGAAAATGGATTAATGCTTATATTCCCCATCATGCCATACTCATCCAACTTGGTGATCATCTTGAG GTCTTAACCAATGGAAAGTACAAGAGTCACATCCATCGAGTTATTGTCAACAACAATAAGGTGCCAAGGATATCCGTGGTCACCCTTCATGGACCTGCGTTGGACAAATTCATCAGCCCGGGCGTAGAGTTTGTTGATGAAGAACACCCACAAAATTACCATGGAATGACCTATAAAGAATCCTTGGAAGCAAATGGGGGCGATCAGATCGATGTGCAATCATCACTTGATAAACTAAGACTTGTGTGA